One Rhea pennata isolate bPtePen1 chromosome 15, bPtePen1.pri, whole genome shotgun sequence genomic window, CTTCAAGTAAATCCATACCTAAAGATTCATGGACATTACTGGCAAACACACTACTAACCTGAACAAGAGTTGAAAGAACATAACTAGGTAAgtgctttgttttcctctaaAATACTCTTGGTTTTAGGTGGAAACTTAAGTTTCATAGTGTGATGGTGTAGACACAGCAATTTCCTCATAATTCAAATCAgcctctttatttctttgactTGGTGTTTTCAGGCCCAGCGATTACAAGAGTACTCAGATATGTAGCTGGCTGAACAGTGCTTTATCTTTTCCCCAGTCAGCTCTAACAAGAAATGCAAAGTTTTGGTCTTTTCCTTGGTCTGGTGTCATTGAATCCCTGTATGGCAAAGTCCAAAGTGGCTTTTGGGGTAAAAATCACATAATGTGCTTTGGCTTTGGCTGCCTATGGGGTTGTGTAAGACTGGTTACAGTCACTGTGTGCGAGTTGGGCATGCATGAAAGCGTGAAAAGCTTCAGCATTCCTACCTATTTTTAACTGTACAAATGAGTATATACAGTCATTATTACGAGggatattttcaaatacaaccAACCTAATTCTACTTCTATTTAAGCCAACAGAAGTTTCAGTCAGAAAAAGCATAAGGCCTGTGCCATATTATCACAGTTGttcacctcacagctgaaaGCCTGAGAATGCTGCAGGCCACTTCCTCTTCTTAATTTGACTTTTGGTTGTATCTGCCAAGTTAATACATGGAGTCTGTAACTTCCCCGTGTCTTTAGAGTGTCTGGtcttgaacagatttttttcacttctgtagtTTAATTCAGAATTTGAAGGCTCTCACTGAGAGCGAACAGCTATGCCAAACAAGAGCACTCTACCTGAGCTTGGTCTTCAGTGCTGCAACTTCCCGGCCCAGGGCTTCATTACTCTCAGTAGCTTCAtccagctctctctgcagcTTCCTGCGGTTTGCATTGATACGCTGGGACTCTTCCTCAGCTTCCTCTAGCTGCCTTTTCAGTTGCTTGAGTCGTGTGTTGCCCTTCTCAGCCTAAAGGGAAATTGAAGAGTAATGCTTTATGAAGCATTTATGAATGAAAGAGACTTGAAAGCTTTACATTCTtcattcctcatttttatttcatattgttTTTGAGAGAACTTTACTAAAACATGTGTGAATCAAAGGTGGAACcttaaaatctagaaaaaatagttttagttTTTGGAAGTTTATTTTGCTGATAGATGCTTTATTCAGACattacatatttgtttttttgctgcacttctgcTTATCTGGTTTGCAGGTTTGTGTGCATTATGTAAAGCTAAACTTCTGAGTGTTGGACAAAATGTGATCACCTTCATTCATGTTCCAATAGGGACTGTTGCGCACAGTCCTGTTTAGTCCCTGTGCACAGTCAGACTGTTGCAGCTGGCTGATTGACAAGGACTAGGACTTTGGCACTTGCCTCAGGATAGAAGGAGAATCATATTGTTGAGGCTGAGTTTAGCAGAGGGCTGTGTAGCTTTCCCAGCAGAAAAGCCAAGCAGACAGTCTGCTTTCTAGAATGAAGAGCCTCCTTCTTCCTAGTAGCTGTAAGTCTGGCCTTTCTTGGGATATTTCTTTGAGACAGAGTAGAAAATCTTTCTTGGGGGTAAAACCTGGAAATCCCTTTGCCCCAGCCTAAGACCTTCATGACATGGCCTGATACCTGCTCTTTGTACtgttctgcttgctttctttcatccTCCACCTGCAGCAAGGCATCCTTCAGCTTCTTGTCCTTCTGGCGTAACGTCTTGGCTGCAACCTGCTTCTCTCTGCAAATGATAGTGTGACATTTGGTGATCTGGAAGGTGTGTAGCCCTCACCTGCCCCAAACATTCTGCTTGTGGAACTGGCACCAAGGACCTGTATATTAAAGGCCTTATTGAAATTAACAGATGAATTCTGAACAAAACTTAAGTGTCAGATTCTCCTTCTGATCAaaacaaatatgtatttgtCCTTGCTGGATGCTAGAGGGGCTCCAGAGGTAAGGAGATCTGCTCTAAACGTGCAGACACAAATCCTGCACACATTGTTTACTTATGTTTCTCAGTAACTGGATCAATGAGTAGATGTCTGTGCCCGCTGGGAGCCCAGTACCTGGCTTCCTGTTCCAACTGCTCTTCAAGAGAAGCAATTTTGGCCTCCAGAGCAGCAATTGTAGCTTTGAATTTGGACTTCACAGCTCCCTCCATCTCCTGCAGTTTACTCTTCAGCTCTTTGTTTTGCCTCTCTAGTTGCTGCCGAGCGCTTTCATTCTTCTGTGCGGTGGAGCGCTCGGTTGCTAACTCATTgttcagctgctctgcctgcaagGTGAGAATGGATGCTGTCAAAAGAGTTGCCAGCTTTGGGGGAAATGACAGGGAATGTTCTTTGTAGCAACTctccaaatatttattcagaatCACAAATAGCTTTTGCTGGGTTACAAACAGCAAGTGACGCACAAGTGCTGAAATGAACTCTACCTGCTGTACTGCTTTCCTCATACGATCACCCATTGCCTCCATGTTGCTTTGTTCCTCTTCTAGCTCTTCCTCCAGTTGTGCAATTCTTGCCTCCAGGCGCCGTTTCTCATCCTGAAGGCTTGTCCTGTAAGTTTAAATTTAGGAAGTGTGTAGTTAGGCTCTGACCAGTTGAATGTGTCTGAAACCATTAGGGCTTGCCCCAAATTTGTAAAGGAAACTGAACCAGATATTTCAATAAAACAGATCATATGCATGCATGTTGTTTTGTCAAGCCTAGATTGCCACAGAATCATACCTTCTCTTGGCAAACCTGCTACTGAATGCCTCATGACTATAGCCTTGCAGGTAATCCAATCCATTCCTACCTTCCAGAAGCAGCACTTGCAAGTTCCTCTGccatctcttctttctccagaTCAGCTTGTTTGCGAGCTCTCTCTGCGGCAGCCAGATCctaggagaaaggagaaggcagCATGGTAAAGAAATGAGCCAGAGCTCAGATGAAATTAGTCATATCATGATATACAAGAATGGGATATTTCTAACATCAGTGTAAGTTGGGTTATCTTGTTAACAGAGTAAATTCTTATGGTACTCTGAGTCCtaggaaagtaaaacaaaatacacatctggtttctattttattgtttttagtCACAAAGATTTCTATTTAATACACCTAGGAGTTCTAGTACTAACAAGACTTTGGGAATTTGTAACTATTGGAAACTATTTGTATTGGATTATACAGTTCATTTCCCCTTAAATCTGGTGAACTGTGCCTTTACCTGAGGTAATTTTCTCAACTTGATCTGAGACTGCTTAGATGTAGTCATGACAACTTCACTGGAGTGCACAGAAGACATGGGAAGTTCTGCTTATAGCTTTCCATCCCTGATAGCAATTatatttgtttcagttcttAAAAGTGCAAATTCTATTTTGCTACTGAAGATCATGTGTAGTTCACAGTAGATCATGTGCTTCATATTGCTCTAAAAGATTCCCACTTTACCTCTTGAAGCTGAATGAGTTCTGCTTCCAGGCTTTTggctttcttctcattttctctggctgtagcaaatatttcttctctggcAGCTCGTGCATCGTCCAGCTCCCGTTGGTAGTCCTTCATCTGAGCCTAGTTGAAAAGAGtatcaaagatttatttttgcctgGCTTTATCACAACTTTAGTAAAAAGAAGTTTGGACCCATCAGAACACATATGGATTTACATAAATATAATGCCTGCTTTAaggatattttctttaacagtCAGCTAGCATATGTTAGAACAGTCTGAAATGCCATTCCAAGAAGAGAGcttctttcacttctgtgctgcagcttttGTAATGTCTTTTGTCCTTATTTCCTTTGATCTTAAGCATTCAGAATATACACATTGTCATTGCTTAGCTGTCGGCATATGACAGAACAGTTGATATAGAGACTTACAGTATAAATAGGAAAATGctatttcagaagcagcaggatTTGTGAAGAATGTTTCATGCATTTGAATCAGTGTTAGGATCAGAGCTGAAGCCCCATAATATTTTATCTGGTGGCCCTTTCTGTACATTGGAATCTatatgttttcctttgtgtgAGTAGGTCAATAGCACATGAGTGCTGGCCAAACAATTTTGGAAGTTCTCTGCATTGGTGAGGTTTAAGATCTGCATGGTTTGCTATGTAAAGTTTTTCATTGTCACTCAACTTGGGCATCACAGGCACCTGGCTGTGGGAGTTCAGTTAAAACTGACCCTTCAACAAATGTCATCTAACTTGCATATTGTGGCTATATGAAACgcagcagtggaaaaaatgagatttgtgGAATTACGTACCTGTAGTTTGCGTAGTTGTTTAATGGCTTCTTCCCGAGCTTTATGAGCAGAATCAACTTGACCTTCTAGATCTTTAACATCAATCTCCAACTTCTttttggctgcagctgccaggCCACGTTGCTTCCGCTCGTCTTCCAGTTCTGTTTCATATTCATGGAGCTGATCATTAAAGAAGATGATAAGTTTAGGAAGGCCCTTCAATACTTCTAAATGCTCTTTGTGTATGTCTGGGTAATGTGTACATCCCCATAAAGCTCTATTAATTGTGGTATCAACAGCAGTTaagatacattttcattttgttcgGACACTGAAGGTTCTTGAAACAAGTTAGCAATTTGAGTTCTGTCCTCATGGAAGTATACATATTACAGGATGATGAATACAATATTTATCCATGCTGTCACAAGACTACTAGGCAAATAGGCTCTGTCCTgtccattttcatttctaacaCTTTTGGATCCATTACTGTTCCTTGGGAAGGCAGATATATTAGaagctgtatttatttcacttgcACTGAGAACACAGACAAATTTCTCTTTATTGTGTCAGAAATAACAATTCATATGTTTTATACAATATTAACTGTAATGTAAAGTTGTTACATCTATTGACAATTGTGCACGTGCTATTTtgacaggagaaaataaaatgctgtaatgctattctgtgccttttttcttaaaataaccTAGGAATTTTTTAATTCACCAAGTGCAAGGGAATATAACGTTTCCTTCTTGTATTAAAATGCTTTAGTAACTGCGTGAGGTTGGAGACATTCAACTGTTTTCATAAGACATTTACAGAGGCAACAGTGGGAATGATACCTGTTTAAGGagttgtcttctcttttcctcattcTGTTCATCTCTGGCTTGTAAGTCTCTCTCAAACTGTACTTTCAGGGCTTGCATGTTAACCTCCAACCTGAGTTTGGCATCTTCAGTCGCCTGTAGTTCATCTTCCAGCTCTTCTAATTGTGTCTTCATCTCTTCTACTTGCTGTTCAAAGGCACGTTTAGACTTCTCCAATTCGTGCACCTTTCAAGCAATAAGAAATTAATAGAATtattataagaaataaaaaaaataattctagcTAAAACATAGTCTATTTGCAATGTAAGCAATATTTGAATGTGGACAATGAGCCCACAAGAGCACCAAAAGTGGTAAGCTAGCATTTTTTGTACACTTACAAATCTGACTTAAGACAAAAGATCTTACAACCAGAGATTCTGTATGTCccacactttcatttttaatctagTCAAGTATCGTCGTAGGATTCAATTAGTATGAGAAGTAATATTATCATGTCACTGTAATAAAAAAGTGATTAGCCAGGCATCAGTGGAGATTTCTGGTTGGTACTACATGTAGCTATATGAATGGTGGAACAGTCAAATATAATCAGTAAAATTAAATCTGCAGAGTTTGCAACTTCGAAGCTGCTTAATAAACTAGATTTagattctctttattttttttctgtcttagaATCAGTAAGAATCTTCTTCAGGCTTGAACTCATGTCAAGAATAAAGATGCTTATGGTTATTTTGCCAAGTCTCTTGAAGCTTTGGGCACAAATGGGTTAACCTTTGAATTCTACATGAAATATCTGATATTGCTGAAAGGATTTGTGTGCTACAGATAACTTCCCATGCTGAAAACACTTCTTTGTTAATTGCTATTTTAAGTTATTATTGTGGAAATTGTTTTGAGCTAGAAACTTACATTCTTGCCAACATCATCTTTGGAGCTAACAAGATCTTCCATTTCAGCTTTCAACAGTTTGTTCGTTCTCTCCAGTTCTTCTTTGGCTTCCAAAGCCTCTTCAAGTGCCCGAGCCAGTGACAAagcctttgtttctttttctctagcttcggcttctgctctgtccctttcATCTGCATAtttggaagaaatgtttttctcttcgGCTAGCATctgtaaaaagataaattaatacAGAAAGTCATTAGCAATAGGGTTTTTCTGTTGCAACTGCCTTGTCAGTTGTTAATGATagagaaaaatctctgcattttcaTAAATGTATATGAGTAGAAAATTAACTGCTTTATGAGtaattcaatttaaatttattttctgactcTGCTTTATCTTTTACTTAAGCAATGGTGTCTCTGTAAGTTCCAGGAAAGTCAGGTGATAACACAGCAAGGGAGTTAATTTTAAATCCATACCTGATCAAacttcttctgcttcttctccagATTAGAGACGAGCTGACGTTGGTTGTCTAAGTCCACCACCAGGTCatccagctcctgctggagtCTGTTCTTGgttttttccagtttgtcaTAAGAAGCAGCCTTTTCCTCAAACTGTTGTGTGAGACCTTCAATTTCTTTCTGGAGcttctttttgccttcttcCAATGTTTCTACTGTGCTAACATATTCCTGTAGTTTCTTCTTAGAGTCAGACAGCTGAAATTTGAAttcagagaatgaaaagaatCTTAGGGCACAAACAGTAAAGCTTGGCAGAGAAGGTAGCCATAAGACAACTATGACCCAGAAATCTTATTTAATTTGACCCATGCGAAGCTAGTGGCAGTCACCAACCACCCACCCTTCATAAAATGAAGCAGACTGTAGGCCTAGTAGGCCCATACAGGCCTTATGTGCAAGACTCTGTTGGGAGCTGTCTTGCGTTTATACCTATCTTGCATTTGTACCTATCCTAGAGATCACACTGTAAAGGGGGAGACTGCTGGCTCCATTGTAGTGCTTCACTGGTGCCATCTGGGCTAAGAACTTGTTCCCTGAAGGCCCACCTGTTATGTCAGGATAGTTCTAAGATCTGAAACCTCTGGAATTACGGACGAAACTCTCAGTGATGGAGCTAGTGATTTAGCTATGGCACTGATACCTGTATTGTCAGTGTTGAAATATGTCTCTCCAGACTTTGTTTCgcttctgtttcttcatccAACTGCTCTTGCAAGCTGTTCTTCTCATCCTCCAACTGACGAAGCTTGGTAGACACATTTAGCTTCTGCCGTGTTTCTTCCTGAAGCAGCTCCTATAGTCACCACAGTCACCACATCAATCAGCAGTATGGTCATTAGTTTAGGTCTTTTTGTAATGTACTTTATATATTCTATAGGTGAGCCGTACTGGATGCAAGTTTACCTGTGTGTCTTGTAGCTGAGATCCTAAGGTTGCAACATCTTTGGTCAATTTGATtgtcttgctttctgcttcATTGAGCAGACTGGTAACATTTTCAACCTCAACCTGTGGGAGACCACAGTGAATATACTCATTTTTTTGCACAACTTCAGTATCTTCCTCCAACTTTAATTTGCTCTAGACTGAAATCCTAACTTCAGACAGGATCTGAATCTGCTGCTATACTTCTGGGTCACctcaagcagaaaaataaaaaatctctgtaaaatTTGCAACAGTCACTAAACAGACCACACTAGTCTGTTCATTGCATGTAGCATTACAGGCCACAACACATATAGAAGGACCGTGAGGCTGAAAGCTTTTGCTTCCATGAGACCCTGTGATTATAATCATTTCATTGTGTTATAACCGAAGTAAGGGTTCAAGACAGGGAACCTACAGGTGACAAAAACCAGAACATTCCATCTGAAGTCAACAGAGCCAGGATTTTTCTAGATGTGATCTGATAGAGTACAGTCTACCTGGTCTTCTCAAGCCCAGGTGTCAACAATAAAAGGTCACACTCCCTCATACCTGTAATTTATGAACTTTTTCATTGAGTTCTGTCCGAACACGCTCTCCGTCAGTGTACTTGGACTGTAATTCTTGCAGCTGTACTTCcagcttcttctttttgtgCTCCACATCTTGTTTGGCCTGATTCAGGCTCCTGATTTCATTAGACAgctcaacattttctttctccagtgtCTGCTTGGTCTTATCCAAGTTTGCTTTAGCCTAAAAGCATTAAGTGAAGAAAGGTGACCTACAGAAGGAAGCCATGGTATCCAGTGGATAGTTTTCAATGAGATGGGTTACTGTTTACCCGTTTAAATTGTTCCAGCTGCTCTGTTAGCTCTTCCACAGCTTGAGTGTGCTTTTGCCTCATTTCCTGGACCTGTGCTTCATGAGTTCGAGTCTCCTCCTCCAGAGCTCTTTTCAGCACTGTGACTTCCTGTTCACGCTTTGCTCTGTAAGGTAACACATATAAATGGAACAGCAGCAGATAAGAATGTTCCAGTCACAAGGAAAACAGCACTACTGCACAATTGTACAAGATTACTGCAGTTGTCAAAGTTCATATTCAATTCTTATGTAGGGTTTGGAGATTTGGGAGTGGGAAAGCTACATGCTGCCACACTGCTGAAAGCCATTTGAGTGGAAATGCGAAGTCCTGGtcctaggaaaaaaatcagatttagaATTATTATCTAATCAAGTACAAGACTGAATTATTTAGGTGCCTATGCTGTAACTGAAGATTAGATACCTGGctccagaaaaataatctagatAACCTAAATTTGATTAATTTGACTGTCTAGATCTTGGAGACCATCACTGTCAGAGTTTAGAACAATAACCTTCCCACTAACCTTGCTAACTTCTCACTTTCAGATGCACAAAtatgtcttctttgcttcatATGAATCACTAGACTGTGTTATATTGAACTTGGTGATGTTTAATTTTAGCCTATACACTAGGTCTCTATACCTGAGCTCTTGCTGGGTGGCTGTGGTATCCAGAGTATCCTCAAGCTCAGTCTTAAGAGCCTCCAGCTCCTCACCAAGgtctctcttttgtttttctgctttgtttcttgcAGCTCTCTCAGACTCCAAGTCTTCCTGGAGATCAGAGATATGAGCTTCCAACTCACGGATCTTCTTGAGGGCATTGTTTTTCTGACTAGTTTCTTCTTCAAGCctgaaaggaaattatttcattttatatattaaaacaaaatttcactttgagaagatctttcagaaattaaaggTTTATACCCAAGGGGTAATTTTAATCTTAACAAACCGTAAGTATTGAGTTTTGTGTTATCACTTCAGGAGGAAATGTGGTTAACCTATCTAATGCTCTATTTAAGATGGCTTGTGATGGCTTGTGGATTGTACTTgaacaatatatatttaatgattCAATATTCTAGAGTTCTCAGTGATACGTAATGGTAATTGTTAATTGTGAGCAGAAAGGTATGTCAGAGAGTTTTGCAAGTCCTGCATTAGATCTGTATGTACCTACTTAAAACTGTAGCTTCAGCTCATTGTGCAGATTGTCCTAACCATTGAACAGAAAACCTAAAGTTTTCCTCTCCCATATTATATGTAGTGTTAAGAGAATTGTAGGCTTCATCACCTGTTCCACATGTACGATGCTGGCTCCCGGAGCAAAAAAGTGCCCAAGAAAGAGGGAGAACAGAGGCAAAAGGGATCTAACAGCTGGACTTCGTCAGGACACAATACCTGGAGATGGTGAATCGGCTGATTCAGCAAAAGGTTTGGTTGAGCGTTGTCCCACTTAAGTCTATACAGAAAAGACTGGACTGGATCAGGGTCAGACTCTAAATAATTTCTGTCCAAAAGGCAAAGCCTATGAACTATGATATTATTATCCATTCTCTACTTGGCAGCACTGCCAAGGCCACTGAGGAGAAAAGTTTTCGCTTATATCTGTAAGGAAGATTAGGTGTCTATAAGATAGTGTAATTTTTGTTAGCACAATGGCAGTTTGGAGGTAGGGGAAGCATGCAGAGAGGATGTAACTGAGAGATGAgattcagagcagcagcatcccTGTGTCTGGGAAGTGGAGATGTGTTCCAGCTGGAGAGTTTCAATGAGCCTGCAGATTCAGGAGTGAATACCTGGCTAGAGCAGcttgcagctcttcctccttcttGGCCAGTTGCATCTTCAGCTCAGCAATCTGTGCCTGGAGGTCTGCGATTTGCTCATGCAGATCACTCGAGTCCCCTTCCaacttccttttcattttctccagttcttgtctgctcttctcttcttttttcagtcgcactgaaaaaataaggattttgGTCATGGGAGTGGCTTAGCACAAGGAGTCCTTAATGTAATTCTGAACTTAGACACATGAATGTTTTGGCCTCCAGTGAGGCCAGATATTTAACCACAAATCACTGTGTTTCTGAAGCAACATGCAGTACCTTGCTGTCTTCACTTATTTCCAGCCATccaaaaaaatcaggtatttctctttctccagaaGAAGCACTAACTTTTCCTaacttcctttcctcttctatatgaaaaaaaaaggtatctatAGTTTATGCATTGTTCTGACCCTAGGATTTTGGTGATTCTCGTTCACACATTCTTGTTTTGGAATAAAGTGGCTTCAGCATATGAAATCAGGAAGACTACacaaaatttggaaaaattctctccagattttgtttttctttttttttttaatatgtgtcaaatgactgaaataaaacacttgTTCATATTACCTTCCAGTTCTGAAATCATAgattcatgtttgtttttcagctttgtaagatttttggctttttcttcttcttctgcaaGATTTGTTGTTAGATCACTTATTCTTTCCTCAAggagttttctttccttaagaaaaataaaatatttctattaccTGAAATGTCTGCTGTTGGTGATCATGAAACATCTCTATGTCAACTAAAAAAATGTACAAGATACTGTCTTTTTAATGCTGCATAACCTGAAATTGTAGTGACACATTCCAATCTGCGAATACTAGAAGAGATGAAAACTAGTTTCTAGTACTTCCATATTCTCAAATCTGCTGCTATTAGAATCTTGTACTCACTCTAATGGCTTGTGAGTATAGGACCCAGTTCAGAAGAATATCCCCTTTCAGAAAGTGCTCAAATAAATTCTTACTTTCAGTTTTAATCGGGAAATTTGGTTGAAATTAGTGTGTGACATCTGCCTGAAAGGCTCATGGAAATTTATAGAGAACTCTATGAATAATACAGTGTTGGAAGATCTGATGAGCCACTCTTGTCCAGGTAGATCTCAGTTAGTAAGATGTTTAGCTGGCACAGACATATGGAAATGCTGTCAAGCAGTAATAGGAACATTTAAGTGAAAGTTGGATAATGATAAATGCCTTATCAAATCAAGAAAACCACTTCTGTGCACCAAGAGAATGGTTCAGTCTTCTCAGGGCCAAGAAGACATATTTTCCATTGATTGTGCTTGATTGCTGTGGGAATTTTTTTTGGAGATACTGTCACCGCAACAGATCTcaaaactgatatttttatacaattttgaatgtttaaatAAGCATGGCAAAATTGTCAAGAGATTTGTTCCGTACACATTGGATTCATCAGTCCACTGTCTGGTGAGTCTGAATAGCCATGAGACCATGTAGTCAAAAGCATTCCTGTTCTTTTAGCTGAAGAGGAGATTTTATCTCCTGTTGCACTGtttttataaagtaaaaaaaaaaaaaaaaggaaccaaaATACTCACCTTGGTTAGCTTGTTATTTTGATCTTCCATTATGAGAATatcatcttccattttttttatcttgccGTCTGCTGTTACCTTTTCAAGTTGCAGTTTTTGCCTTgcagcttcttcttcttctagcTGTTCCTCAAGGTCCTTtgtggagagaaagaaacacacCAAACCTGAATTCTGGAAATAAGATACTGTTTGGATTATAGGAAATGCTTAATATGTGTCAGTCTACATTGGGTACGTTGCAGGCTTTGTTTTTACTAAGAAATAGACAACCTGTACTGGCCTTGGTGATTTAGAAGGAAAGGTTTGTTAAAATAGTTCTTTAGGaaagagatgtttttaaatagagagaggggaagaatgTTTATAAAGAACTGTGTGGAGGAAAGAAACTCAACTGATCATTCTTTCTTCAGTAGGATAAACACACATTCTACAGAGTGCTGTacaacaaacattttcataggATCCAAAGTTTGCcaatttctaatttttctctATCTACTACTTATTGTCTGTATTTGTGACTTATGCCTCCTTACCAGCATTTGTtgttgcatctttttcttttctgcttgcaaTTGTTGGCtgcgctcctcctcctcctcaattCTGGCTTCCATTTCATGCAGAATCTCTTCCAGCTCTTGTTTCTTAGCAGCTAAACGGACTCTCATCTCTTCAGCTTCAGCATacagttcagtttctgcctgaAGCTGCTCTTGAAGGAGGTTCTTCTCTTCACAAAGCTACACAGATAAAATGGGTAGGAAGTTAAAATTTAGGCTGCGAATGGCCCACAGTGTCTTTTTGTTAGGTAGTCCTCGTGTACAGGTTAGTGGCTGTACAGCAGGTCTTGTGTGTGAAAGTGAGGCCTCCTCTCAAGTACCTGGGAGTTAACCTGCACTGACCTTTCATTCTGGTCCATTGctatgaataaaaatgagagtATAAGTTAAAAAGACACGGTTATTTTAATAGCTTctagaaatggagaaaaagtgACTAGCATTTCCTGGAGGTGCAGCACTGTAAATCACCTGGGTGTGTTTCTGTTCCAGCTCCTTCAATTCACTCTCTGCTTTTTGTTGTCTTTCCTTAGTTCTCTGCAGTTCTTCATCCTTAGCctgcatttcttcctcttggCGAGTGACTTGCAGCAGGGGTTTCACCTGGTGGATAGGAAAG contains:
- the MYH11 gene encoding myosin-11 isoform X1, producing MAQKPLSDDEKFLFVDKNFINNPLAQADWSAKKLVWVPSEKHGFEAASIKEEKGDEVLVELSENGKKVTLSKDDIQKMNPPKFSKVEDMAELTCLNEASVLHNLRERYFSGLIYTYSGLFCVVVNPYKQLPIYSEKIIDMYKGKKRHEMPPHIYAIADTAYRSMLQDREDQSILCTGESGAGKTENTKKVIQYLAYVASSHKGKKDTSITQGPSFAYGELEKQLLQANPILEAFGNAKTVKNDNSSRFGKFIRINFDVTGYIVGANIETYLLEKSRAIRQAKDERTFHIFYYLIAGASEQMKNDLLLENFNNYTFLSNGFVPIPAQQDDEMFQETLEAMTIMGFSDEEQTAILRVVSSVLQLGNIVFKKERNTDQASMPDNTAAQKVCHLMGINVTDFTRSILTPRIKVGRDVVQKAQTKEQADFAVEALAKATYERLFRWILTRVNKALDKTKRQGASFLGILDIAGFEIFEINSFEQLCINYTNEKLQQLFNHTMFILEQEEYQREGIEWNFIDFGLDLQPCIELIERPTNPPGVLALLDEECWFPKATDTSFVDKLCQEQGNHPKFQKTKQLKDKTEFSIIHYAGKVNYNATAWLTKNMDPLNDNVTSLLNQSSDKFVADLWKDVDRIVGLDQMAKMTESSLPSSSKTKKGMFRTVGQLYKEQLTKLMTTLRNTNPNFVRCIIPNHEKRAGKLDAHLVLEQLRCNGVLEGIRICRQGFPNRIVFQEFRQRYEILAANAIPKGFMDGKQACILMIKALELDPNLYRIGQSKIFFRTGVLAHLEEERDLKITDIIIAFQAQCRGYLARKAFAKRQQQLTAMKVIQRNCAAYLKLRNWQWWRLFTKVKPLLQVTRQEEEMQAKDEELQRTKERQQKAESELKELEQKHTQLCEEKNLLQEQLQAETELYAEAEEMRVRLAAKKQELEEILHEMEARIEEEEERSQQLQAEKKKMQQQMLDLEEQLEEEEAARQKLQLEKVTADGKIKKMEDDILIMEDQNNKLTKERKLLEERISDLTTNLAEEEEKAKNLTKLKNKHESMISELEVRLKKEEKSRQELEKMKRKLEGDSSDLHEQIADLQAQIAELKMQLAKKEEELQAALARLEEETSQKNNALKKIRELEAHISDLQEDLESERAARNKAEKQKRDLGEELEALKTELEDTLDTTATQQELRAKREQEVTVLKRALEEETRTHEAQVQEMRQKHTQAVEELTEQLEQFKRAKANLDKTKQTLEKENVELSNEIRSLNQAKQDVEHKKKKLEVQLQELQSKYTDGERVRTELNEKVHKLQVEVENVTSLLNEAESKTIKLTKDVATLGSQLQDTQELLQEETRQKLNVSTKLRQLEDEKNSLQEQLDEETEAKQSLERHISTLTIQLSDSKKKLQEYVSTVETLEEGKKKLQKEIEGLTQQFEEKAASYDKLEKTKNRLQQELDDLVVDLDNQRQLVSNLEKKQKKFDQMLAEEKNISSKYADERDRAEAEAREKETKALSLARALEEALEAKEELERTNKLLKAEMEDLVSSKDDVGKNVHELEKSKRAFEQQVEEMKTQLEELEDELQATEDAKLRLEVNMQALKVQFERDLQARDEQNEEKRRQLLKQLHEYETELEDERKQRGLAAAAKKKLEIDVKDLEGQVDSAHKAREEAIKQLRKLQAQMKDYQRELDDARAAREEIFATARENEKKAKSLEAELIQLQEDLAAAERARKQADLEKEEMAEELASAASGRTSLQDEKRRLEARIAQLEEELEEEQSNMEAMGDRMRKAVQQAEQLNNELATERSTAQKNESARQQLERQNKELKSKLQEMEGAVKSKFKATIAALEAKIASLEEQLEQEAREKQVAAKTLRQKDKKLKDALLQVEDERKQAEQYKEQAEKGNTRLKQLKRQLEEAEEESQRINANRRKLQRELDEATESNEALGREVAALKTKLRRGNEPTSFTPPRRSGGRRVIENATEGSEEVDARDGDFNGTKASE